From a single Ornithorhynchus anatinus isolate Pmale09 chromosome 4, mOrnAna1.pri.v4, whole genome shotgun sequence genomic region:
- the LOC114811267 gene encoding regulator of G-protein signaling 12-like, translating into MYRPGEAAAAAAAGARRRPAAPPGPRVRTVEVARGRGGYGFTLAGQGPCVLSRVVPGGPADHVGLRPGDRVLGVNEINVRKASHEDVVKLVGKCSGLLRLVVGEGRAPPPGSGSSDEEAGPADGPGRPKPRLDSRALGIDRAERVVEDLRAGGIFGLLFDRPEPRARAGPERRSLSESAAARADRGPEPVVASRSFPEAGPAADGEDGDGDEEAAVFGPEAARLDAGILNVAMVVGYLGSIELPSTGSNVEHDSLQAIRGCMRRLRAEQRVHSLVLLRVLHDRVQLCADRPGPAVAAYPADKLAFSAVCPDDRRFFGLVTVQPGDGGAGPAAGPRDDPGDLRTSCHVFMVDPDLFAHQVHRGIARRFGFRCTADPDTDGCLEFPPSSLPVLQFVSVLYRDMGELIEGVRARALPRGDAEAPHHNNSTSSDSGIGNFHPEDKGNRVLVVDLGGPPGKHPPPPAAAGGPRETEPPPRRSPLGPAGPGPLAGPRRPPGRGLRDWPPGPASDQESYTDSTDGWSSVNCGTLPPPMSKIPADRYRLDGGGLAAPQLGGPKHQWPRRAFAGQNLFGPHRHVRKAKDDKKVAKPGSGPGLSQPAQRSAARRSFGRSKRFSVTRSLDDLEA; encoded by the coding sequence ATGTAcaggcccggggaggcggcggcggcggcggcggcgggggccagACGGCGGCCGGCCGCTCCGCCCGGCCCGCGGGTCCGGACCGTGGAggtggcccggggccggggcggctacGGCTTCACCCTGGCCGGGCAGGGGCCCTGCGTCCTGAGCCGCGTGGTGCCCGGCGGCCCGGCCGACCACGTGGGCCTGCGGCCCGGCGACCGCGTCCTGGGCGTCAACGAGATCAACGTCCGCAAGGCCTCGCACGAGGACGTGGTCAAGCTGGTGGGCAAGTGCTCCGGCCTCCTGCGCCTGGTGgtcggggagggccgggccccgccgccgggctCGGGCTCCAGCGACGAGGAAGCGGGGCCGGCCGACGGCCCCGGCCGGCCGAAGCCCCGGCTGGACTCCAGGGCCCTGGGCATCGACCGGGCCGAGAGGGTGGTGGAGGACCTGCGGGCGGGGGGCATCTTCGGCCTGCTGTTCGACCGgccggagccccgggcccgggccgggcccgagcggcgcTCCCTGTCCGAGTCGGCCGCCGCCCGGGCCGACCGCGGGCCCGAGCCCGTCGTCGCCTCCCGCTCCTTCCCCGAGGCCGGGCCGGCCGcggacggggaggacggggacggggacgaggAGGCCGCGGTGTTCGGGCCCGAGGCCGCCCGGCTGGACGCGGGCATCCTCAACGTGGCCATGGTGGTGGGCTACCTGGGCTCCATCGAGCTGCCGTCCACCGGCTCCAACGTGGAGCACGACAGCCTGCAGGCCATCCGCGGCTGCATGAGGCGCCTGCGGGCCGAGCAGCGCGTCCACTCCCTGGTCCTGCTGCGGGTCCTGCACGACCGCGTGCAGCTGTGCGCcgaccggccgggccccgccgtgGCCGCCTACCCGGCCGACAAGCTGGCCTTCAGCGCCGTCTGCCCCGACGACCGCCGCTTCTTCGGCCTGGTGACCGTGCAGCCCGGcgacggcggggccgggccggccgccggcccccgcgACGACCCGGGCGACCTGCGCACCTCCTGCCACGTCTTCATGGTCGACCCGGACCTGTTCGCCCACCAGGTCCACCGCGGCATCGCCCGGCGCTTCGGCTTCCGCTGCACGGCCGACCCGGACACGGACGGCTGCCTGGAGTTCCCCCCGTCCTCCCTGCCCGTCCTGCAGTTCGTGTCCGTCCTCTACCGGGACATGGGGGAGCTGATCGAGGGGGTGcgggcccgggccctgccccggggGGACGCCGAAGCCCCCCACCACAACAACAGCACCAGCAGCGACAGCGGCATCGGCAACTTCCACCCGGAGGACAAGGGCAACCGCGTCCTGGTGGTGGACCTCGGCGGCCCGCCGGGCAAGCACCCgcctccgcccgccgccgccgggggcccGCGGGAGACGGAGCCGCCGCCCCGGAGGAGCCCCctggggccggccgggccgggccccctggccgggccccgccggccgcccggGCGCGGGCTCCGGGactggcccccgggccccgccagcGACCAGGAGTCCTACACCGACTCCACCGACGGCTGGTCCAGCGTCAACTGCGGCACGCTGCCCCCGCCCATGAGCAAGATCCCCGCGGACCGCTACCGGCTGGACGGCGGGGGCCTGGCCGCCCCCCAGCTCGGCGGGCCGAAGCACCAGTGGCCCAGGAGGGCTTTTGCCGGCCAGAACCTCTTCGGCCCCCACCGCCACGTCCGCAAGGCCAAGGACGACAAAAAG